The DNA region TGGATTGTTTTAAGGGAGATGATTCGTTTTGATATTCACACGATTCAGTATCCTGCCCAAAAATATGAAATGAGTCCACGGTACAGAGCTATTCATCGCTTACTTCGTTTATTTGAAAGTGGCAGTGAACGCTGTATCGGGTGTGGATTGTGCGAAAAAATTTGTATCTCGAATTGTATTCGCATGGACACACATATCGATGAGAAAAGCCGTAAAGTTGTGAGTGAATACAGCATTAACTTTGGGCGTTGTATCTTTTGTGGATATTGTGCTGAAGTGTGTCCTGAGCTTGCGATTGTACACGGGGTAGAGTATGAAAACGCAAGTGAACAGCGTGCTCATTTTGGCCTTAAAGAGGATATGTTAACGCCGCTTGATACTTTTAAAGCCAAACAACAAAAAGAATTTCCAGGATTTGGTGCATTAAGTGATAATGCCGATGACAATGTAAAACAAACACCATTAGCGTATTGAGGTAGCCATGTATGAAATTATAGCGTTTTATGTTTTTGCCACACTCACCATCGGTATGTTTGGCATTGTGGTGATGAGCTCTAACGCACTCTATGCCATGAGTGCCTTAGCCGGTGGAATGATTTTTATCTCGGGTTTCTTTTTTATTTTAGATGCCGAGTTTTTAGGAGTGGTTCAAATCGTCGTTTATTCGGGTGCGATTATGGCTCTGTATGCGTTTGGTATGATGTTTTTTGATACAACACGTGATGTTAGTGAAAAAATGCGTTCAAAAAAAATTGCCTATACGCTTTCTGTAATCAGTGCAATTTTAGTTGTAACGATTTTGTGTGCACCGTTAGCATCTGAAGAGATTGAAGCCATGTATCCATCCATTGACACTGTTGGCAATGTACAAATGATCGGTGTGGTTCTCTTTACCAAATATTTAGTACCCTTTGAGTTAGCGGCTATTATGCTTTTGGTAGCAATGATTGCGGGTATTGTTCTTGCAAGTAAGCGTATGGATGAATACTTAGCTATGGAAGAGAATGAAATCGAATATCCAAAGGAGACTAAATGATCACCTTAACACATTACCTTGTATTAGCAGGTATTTTATTTTCCATTGGACTTGTCGGTGTGATGCGACGGACCAACCTTTTAATGCTTTTTTTCTCAACGGAGATTTTATTGAATGCCATTAATGTTGGCTTTGTAGCAGTTTCAAAATACTATGGAGATCTTACCGGACAAATGTTCGCTTTTTTTATTATTGCGGTTGCCGCAAGTGAAGTAGCAGTTGGTCTTGGACTTCTGATCTTATGGTACAAGCGCAACGGCTCAGTTGATCTTAATAACCTTCAGACGATGAAAGGCTAAGTATGGAAAACTATCTTTACACCGCACTTTTTGCTCCGTTAGTAAGCTCATTGTTTGTGGCTCTGTTTGCGGCACGCCCAAAGATGCTCATGACGGGAATTATTGCTTCTTTACTTATTGCTACATCAATGGTTGCATCTTTTATTTTGTTGATTAATGTGAATACCTATGGCCCTTTACATGTAACGATGATGGACTGGATTGCAGCTGGTAATCTAGAGGTTCCTTTTGGCTTTGTTGTGGACGAAGTTTCCGTGATTATGATGGTGACGGTAACCTTGGTTTCGACCATTGTTCATGTTTATTCAATTGGCTATATGGATCATGACAAGAGTTTTAACCGTTTTTTCTCTTACCTGTCAGCTTTTGTTTTTTCAATGATGATTTTGGTTATGAGTGATAACTTCGTAGGTCTTTTTATCGGCTGGGAAGGTGTGGGTCTCTGTTCATGGTTACTCATTGGTTTTTGGTACGAAAGGCACTCAGCTTCTTGGGCAGCCAATGAAGCCTTTATTATGAACCGCATTGCCGATCTAGGAATGCTGATGGGTCTCTTCCTTATTTATTGGACCGTTGGATCATTTCAATACGATGATGTTTTTGCAAGTGTCAAAACGATGGATCCGGTACTTCTTGCAACGATTGGATTATTTTTATTCATCGGTGCAATGGGTAAATCAGCGCAGTTTCCACTCCATACATGGCTTGCCGATGCGATGGAAGGTCCAACGCCAGTTTCTGCTTTGATTCATGCGGCAACGATGGTAACAGCAGGTGTTTATTTGGTTATTCGCTGTGGTGAAATGTATACATTGATTCCAGATGTTGGCTTTGCCATCGCATCTTTAGGCGCTTTTGTAGCCGTTTTTGCCGCATCCATGGCACTTGTCAATAATGATCTTAAACGTATCATCGCCTACTCAACCCTTTCACAGCTAGGGTACATGTTTGTAGCAGCAGGATTGGGTGCTTATTGGATTGCACTGTTTCATTTAATGACACACGCTTTCTTTAAATCGCTGCTCTTTTTAGGTGCAGGTAACGTTATGCACGCGATGCACGATGAATTGAACATCAAAAAGATGGGTGGTTTGTATGGTTCCATGAAAGCAACGGCTATCTTAATGAGTGTAGCTTCTGTAGCATTGGCAGGAATTTACCCATTTGCAGGATTTTTTTCCAAAGATAAAATTTTAGAAGTTGCCTTCAATGAAGGTGCATATTTTTTATGGTTTGCACTCTTTATAGGAGCGGGATTGACCGCCTTTTACAGTTTTCGTTTAGTAATGCTCGTTTTCTTCGGAGAGAAAGAGTATGTGAAATACGGTTTACATCCACATGATGCACAACCCTTTGTTATTTATGCGATGCTTCCATTAGGACTTTTAGCGGTTGTTGCAGGCTTTTTAGAGCATACCTTTGAAGGTTTTGTAACTCGCCTTTTAGCACAGTATGAAATTCACATTGCACACGGGACGGAAGCACTGCTAATTGCTGGAACATTAGGCATTGCCCTTAGCGGTATTGCCTTTGCTGTTTTTATGTACAAACGTGGAGGTTTTCCAAAGTCATGGGAAGGGAGTATAGGTTATAAGTTACTCAGTAATCAATACTACATACCTAAACTATATGAACTTTACATTATGCGTCCTTTTACTTCTATTGCACGATTTGCATGGTTGAAAATAGATACAAAGATTGTGGATTTTACAGTGGATTTAATTGCTAAAATAGTGTATTCAACAGGGCAAAATGCCAGGAAAATGCAAAGCGGAAATCTTTCTGATATGCTCAGATGGATGGTTGTAGGTATGGTTGTTTTACTTGCTCTTGCACTTTTTTATAGACCAATGGTGTAGGGAGTAGGGCATGGAACATATTTTATCGCTTCTTGTATTTTTTCCAGCGATGGCAGGACTCTTAGGCTTTTTGGTCACAAAAGAGAGTATTAGGGCGTATGGCATCAGTGTTAGCGCCATTGAATTTTTTCTTTCCATCGTTTTATGGATTGGCTTTGATAGTTCAAACGCAGGCTATCAGTTTGTGGAGTATTATCCTTTTGTACCAAGTTTTGGTATGAGTTATTATCTCGGAGTGGATGGTATTTCGCTTTTCTTGATTATTTTATCAACGTTTATTACGATGATTGCATTTATAGCGCTGAGTATTAAAAATGAGATTAAGAATTTAATTATCTCCGTTCTTTTCTTAGAGATGACGATGGTGGGTGTTTTCGTGATCTTAGATGTTATTTGGTTTTATGCCTTTTGGGAGCTCTCTTTGGTACCAATGCTTTATATTATTGGTGCATGGGGAAGTGTGAACCGCGTGTATGCCGCTATCAAGTTTTTTCTTTATACGTTTGCAGGTTCTGTTTTAATGCTGGTAGGCATATTGTATATGGGCTTTTTATACCATGAGGCGACAGGCATTTGGAGTTTTGCACTTCCTGATTGGTATTTATTGCAAGTCCCCTTTGAAACACAATTATGGCTCTTTGGAGCATTTTTCTTAGCCTTTGCGATTAAAGTACCTATGTTCCCCTTTCATACATGGTTACCCTATGCACATGGACAAGCCCCAACCATTGGTTCGATCATCTTAGCCGCGGTACTTTTAAAAATGGGAAGTTATGGTTTTGTGCGTTTTTCACTTCCGCTTTTTCCAGATGCTTCAGCCTATTTCTTAATACCAGTTGCAACTATTTGTATCATTATGGTCATTTATGCTGCGATGATTGCATATGCACAAGAAGATATGAAACAAGTTATTGCATATAGTTCCATCTCTCATATGGGAATTGTTATATTAGGAACATTTGCAATGAATGCGGAAGGTATCACTGGCTCAATTTTTTTAATGCTCAGTCATGGTATTGTGAGTGGTGCACTGTTTATGTTAGTGGGTGTTATTTACGATCGTCGCCATACAAAAATGATGCGTGATTTTGGTGGACTTGCTTCAGTGATGCCAAATTTTGCAACGATTTACGGCATTATGTTGATGGCTTCAGTAGGACTTCCTTTGACGATTGGCTTTGTTGGAGAATTTTTATCATTGGCAGGATTTTACCGCATCAATTGGCTGATGACACTTTTTGCAGGAACGGGAATTATCTTAGGGGCTGTCTATATGATGGTTCTTTATAGAAAATCATTTTTTGGTCCAGTTGTTCATGAAGAAAATAAAACACTGAATGATTTAAATAGTAAAGAACTTACTGCATTGATTCCTTTAGTAGCGCTTGTGGCAATTTTAGGTGTTTATCCAAAACCAGTCTTAAGTGTCATCGATATGAGTGTTCAAAAAATGCTTGTTTTAATGGAACAAAAGGCGGTAGAGCAAACGACAAAAGATCTTATCATTAAAGCCAATACTATAGGAGGAACACACTAATGTTAGAGCCTATTTCGATTGATATGGCAAGCCTCAATCTTCCGGCACTTCTTCCTATGGCAATTTTAACGATAGGAGCTCTTGCCGTTATTTGTATTGATTTGGCAGTCAAAGGGTTAAACCGTAGTTTTTTAACAATGTTTACAATTCTTTTCATCATATTAGATTGTGGTGCCGTTCTTGGTTATAATGGACCAGCGCGTGGCTTTTTTGATGTAATGCTTGTCGATGGTATCTCCATTATTGCACAAGTGATTATTCTTGTTGCATCAGCTTTTTTCTTACCTCTTTCGCTTAGCCATCGACATTTTAAAGAATTTAGAATGGCAGAGTTTTATGCTCTCTTCATGTTTATGATTGTAGGTTTCCAATTTATGGTGGTAAGTGATAACCTTATATTGATTTTTATCGGTCTTGAAACTTCAAGCCTTGCTCTTTACACTTTGATAGCAATGCACAATCGTGCAAAAGCATTTGAGGCAGCTATTAAATATTTCACCATGGGAGCATTAGCCGCAAGTTTTTACGGTATTTCAGCGCTTATCTTTTATGCCTTAACTGGCAGTGTTGAGATTAATCAAATTGAAAAAATTTTAATGCAAAGAGAGTTTGAACCACTTATTGGTGTCCTTGCAGCAACCGTGTTTATGTTAGGGGCTCTTGGATTTAAACTTTCCCTTGTGCCGTCTCATACATGGACACCCGATGTTTATGAAGGGAGTTCAGCTCCACTCGCAGGATATATGTCTGTTGTACCAAAAATTGCAGGTTTTGTTGTTGCTATACGTTTGTTTGAAATGCTGGTAAGCTCAGGCGTTGTTTGGTTAGAGAACATTTTATATATCACAGTTGTTTTAACAATGACACTTGCAAACTTGACAGCACTGGTACAAGATGATGTCAAAAGAATGCTAGCATTTAGCTCTATTTCACATGCTGGATTTATGATGGCAGCGATTTTAATTGGTACGACTCAAGCCAATACAGCGCTATTCTTGTACTGGATTTTGTTTATGTTTACCAACTTGGGTGCATTTACAATGCTTTGGATTGTCAGACACCCAAAAAACCTTTGGGATGAGCGTTATCAACATCCGTATGCGAAGTTCTCAGGTTTGGTTAAAATCATGCCTACAACAGCAACGATAATGGGTATTTTTATGTTTGCCCTTGCGGGTATGCCTCCATTTTCTGTCTTTTGGGGTAAGCTTTATCTTATTAGTGCAGCCATTAACAGTGAGTATATTTCATTAGCCATTATTATTGTCCTTAATAGTGCTATTGCCATTTATTATTATATGAAGTTAGTCATCTATATGTTTTTAAAAGATCCAGATCCTGTTAGAGCTGATGCCGCACTTTATGCAACGAATGCCTCAACACCTCTTAAAGTTATTGTAGGTGTTGCCGCTATTATCACAATGTTTGCTATTGTATTTGTAGAACCTTTATTAATAATTATTACCAAATACGTTACTGCCAGCGGTTTTTAAATAAGGGGTGAAAATCCCCTTATTTTGCTATAATATAGGCATGAAATACATACTCATCTTCCTTTTAGCATCAGTACAACTTCTCGCACTGGATATTGTTTTAAACAGTGGTAAAGAGAACAAATCAAATTATGCTATTTTACATGTAATCGATGCAAAGCCCTTTCTCTGCCAAACTATACCGGATGCTCTTGATAAAAAACACTATATTTGTAAAATCAGCCGACCTATTAATAAACCCATAGAATCAAAAAAAATGAAGCTTGCGGAACTTGATTTTTACGAGAAAGATGGTGACTTTTATATTACGATAGATCCTAAAGTTGATTCAAAATTAGTGCCTGTGGAAGAGAGCTTATACGATACCAGTGAAATTTTAAGTAAACCTACAGAAACATTATATTCCCACTGGACAATTTTATTGCAAGAAAAACCTTTATATCAAGAAAAAGAGGTTTTAGATGGACTGGATTTCCCTGTAGAATTTCCTAAATATCAAAAACCTTATATAGGGGCACTTGATCTTAATGGTGCACCTATTTCTTATGCGCAAAGTAAAGATATTCAACTTTATTTAGATATTAAGCAATCGTATGAGAGCGGTGATTATGACAGTGTTGTTAAAGATGTGAAACGTGTTTTAACACTATTTCCTAACTCCATTTTTCGCAGTGAATTAGAACTTTATCAGATGCGCTCTATGGACAAGGTCTTAAGTGCAAAGGGCGAAGATAAAACTGATACTTTATCCTTTAATGAAAATGACATTATTAATGTCGCGAAAAGGTGGAGTAAAGAGTTTGCTAGCGATGAAAATATTCCTGAAGTTTTAATGTTGATGACAAAAGCCTATTTGAAAACGAATTCGAAATCAGATGCAAATTATGCGCTTGATATTTTAGTAGGAGAACATTCCGATAGTCCTTTCACCAAACGTGCAATTTTACTGTATGCTGATAATCTTTTCCTTAAAAAAGAGAAAGATAAAGCGATGAAACTTTACTTAGATGTTCTCTTCAGCGCACAAGATTTAGACATTGCTTCAGAAGCAGCGATTCGTTTGAGTGACCACCAAATGGATGCGGGCAAAATGAAAGAAGCCAAAGAGTATTTGCTTAAAGTGCTCAATGTGAATGCCCAATATTTACTCAAAGATAAAGAGGCAAGTTATAAATTAGCACGAAGGCTTTTTGAACATCACCTTTATGATTTAGCGGCTAAGATTACAGATTTGTTGTTAGAAAATACCCCTAAAAAAGCTGATAATCGAGAGTTGCTTCTTAAAGAGAGTGGGGATTGGCATGCCAAAGCCAATGAAGTAGAAGTGGCTCATGCACGCTATCAAGAGTATTTGGCAGATTATAAGAATAGTGGTGAGTATGTTCAAGAGGTAACAGAGAGTTTGGATGAACTCTTTTTTAAACTGAATGAAAATAATGAAACAAAACTGGCTAATTATTATGATAAATTAATTGAGACGTATAACAATGAAATTGGGCAAAAAGCATTGTTAGAAAAAGCAAAATTACTGCTCAAACAAAAACGTTATGAAGAGGTATTAAAGTTACAAAAAGATCTTGAGAAGCTACCCGATCGTTATGAAATTAAACCTGAAGAGTTGATTTATGAAGCGGCAAAATCTCTTGCGTTGCAAGAGCTCCTCAAAGATGAGTGTCAAAATACAGTTGGACTTATAGAAGAGTATAAACTTCAAATCAATGAACCGCAATATGAAGAGAAATTGTTTCAATGTTTTATGCGTGTTTCACGTTATGATCGAGCCAAAGAGATTTCAGATACACATCTTAAAGATGCACAACTAATCAGTCGTTACGCATGGTCACAAAAACAGGTTCAAGTGCTTTTTAAAATGGGAAAATATCAAGATGCTCTTGCCTTCAAAGAAGATCTGAAAACACTTTCCTTTACATTGCGAGAAAAAATTGGGTTGGAGACAATTCGTGACCTCTTCTTCTCGTTGACAAAACTTAAAAATCTAGAAGGTGCAGCTTCACTTGCTGAGAGTATTAAAATTCTCTATCCTGATGAATCAAGCAATTTGGATATTTATTATGAAATTGTCAAAATGGCCAATGATGCTAAAAATGATCTTCTTCTTGTGACATATGCACAAACGAGTATTGAAATGCAAAAGAAGTTTAAATCCAATGCTCTTAGCCCAGAATTGGAGTTTATGTACATAGATGCACTCAAACGATTGGGACGCGACCAAGAAGCACTCACGCTTGCGGAAGGACTCTTGCCTCAGTCTTTAGCCCCTAAGGATAAAATACGACTCTTCTATCAAGCGGGAGAGTTAAGTTTAAAATTACAAGATTCGAACAAAGCCAAATCTTACTTTACACAATGTGTCTCTATTAACGATAACAGCTCATGGAAGAGCATTTGCCAACAAAATCTTGATCTCATACCGTAAGAGAAGGTATTAAAAAAGGATTGATTTTATCTCGCAGAATGCATCCATGGAGTATTTTCCCCCCATTCTTCCAAGTCCTGATTGTTTCATACCACCGAAGGGAGGGGTTTTTGCTTTGGATGTAGCGGTATTGATCAAAACTCTTCCCGTTCGTATATGATTAGCAAATGCAAGTGCTTTGGTCTCATCGTTAGAGAAAACATACGCGGAAAGTCCAAAAATAGTATTATTGGCTATCTGGAGAGCTTCTTGCTCATTTTCATAAGGCAGAACACATAAGACAGGACCAAATATCTCTTCTTGAACGATTTTCAATGTCTCGTCGGTGCAGATAAAAACAGTTGGTTTGACAAAATACCCTTTCTGAAATCCTTCCGCTCTTCCAAGACCACCACACAGAAGTTTTGCACCATCTTCAATACCACTCTTGATGTAAGATTGCACGGTATTAAACTGTGTTTGATTGATCATAGGACCAATTTGTGTTTCTTCCTGTTTTGGGTCTCCAATTTTGAGCTTATGGATATTTTGAAGAAGTAAATTTTCCACTTCTTGAAGTTTTGATTTTGGAACTAACAGCCTACTTCCTGCATGGCAAGCTTGACCGCTATTGCTATAGGCACTGCTTAAAACCTGGGGGATAACTTCTTGTAAATTAGCATCTTCTAGGAGAATGGTTGGAGATTTTCCGCCTAGTTCAAGGGTCATTCGTTTAATAGTTTTAGAGCAGTTTTCAAAGATTTTTTTTCCTGTTTTCGTACTGCCAATAAATGAAATGGCATTCACAAGTGGATGTTTCGTTAAAACTTCACCTACAATCTCACCAGTTCCTTGGATAACATTAACAACGCCATTTGGAATTTTAGCCTTATGTAAACACTCTAAAAACGCTTGTGTCTCTAGGGCATTAAATTCACTGGGTTTAATCACTAGTGTACAGCCAAGCGCAATGGCAGGAGCGATATTGCTACACAAGTGAGCGAGATTTGCATTCCAAGGAATAATAACACCAATAACCCCCACTCCTTCTTTGAGTGTCAAAGAGTAGGCATCTTTTTTGATAAAGTCATAATTTTTAAGTTCTTCTTTGATGACTAAAAAGAGATTGATCGCATTTTTAGTCCGTCTGCGTGTCGTTGTTATGGTTGCACCAAATTCTAAAACAGCTAGGTCAATCAATGTTTCTTCGTGCTTGATGAGTTCATCATGGATACGTTGTAAAATTTCCATTCGCTCATCAATCGATGTTTGTGAAAATGATTCAAATGTTTTGGATGCACATTCAATGGCTTGGTTCATTTCAGAGGGAGTACTTAAGTAAATTTGAGCAATTTCTTGCTCTGTCGTAGGATTTTTGAGTGTTAAGCTCTCATTTGAATCAATGTTGACAAATTCACCATTAATATAGTTGTGATTGATTATTTCCATTTATTTTACCTGTATAATTATGATTTAAAATACGTTTCAATAGTGTTAAAAAGATGCTTGATATCACCTTGGATATGGGGTGGAAATTGAGAAGCATTAAAGGTGCGCTGGCGTTTGGCTAGATGCAATGTATTAAAGGTGATACGCTCTTCAAGCCCTGAAATTTTGAATCTACCATCAAAATAATCCAGTACCTCTTTAATCCCAATAGCTTTCATACATTGAGGTGCCCTTGTATAACGTTTTTCTAAGCTAAAGACTTCATCAATGAGTCCTGCTTTAATCATCAGCGCTGTTCGTAAGGCAATTTTTTGAGCTAAAATCTCTTTGGGTGTTTCTATCTCAAATAAGGTAATGTCTTTAATAATGGGCTCTTGTTTAGCATTTAAAAGATACCAGGAAGGTATTTCGTTTGTGGTTAAAAATATCTCCAGCCACTTTTCAATGCGGTAGCGATCATTGGAAGAAATTTTATTCGCATAAGCTTGGTCATGCTCGAGTATCAAAGCATACGAAGCTTCTAAATTCAACAGCTGTTGATCGATTTTTTCTTTTACATGTAACGATATTTGAGGTTTCGAACTGAGCCCATCCATCATAGCTTTGAGATAAAACCCTGTACCACCTACGATAATAAGGTTTTTTCCCTCTCGCAAAGAAGCTTCATGTGCCTCTTTGTAAAGATCAAAAAACATGGTTACATCAAAATGCTCACTAGGAGATAGGACATCCATGCCATAATGATGAACTCCTTGGCGTTCATCAAGGCTTGGTTTAGCAGAAGCAATATCAATTTCTTGGTAAATACTCAGAGAATCAAGCGATAAAATATGTGCGTTATATTTCAGAGCAAATTCTATGGAAAGAGCAGTTTTCCCTGAAGCTGTTGGTCCTAAAATAGCGATGGTTTTCAATGAGTTTCTCTTACATGTAGTCTTGGCACAACTGGTACTTTTACGCTTTTTAGCGATGCTGTGCGTGCAATTATAACACTTTTAAAGGGTTTTGTTGTAAAATCAAGCTATCTTAAATGTAAAGGTTAGTATTGCAACAACTCTGGCTCAAACTCAAAGATATTAGTGATTTAATCGTCTTTAAACACTCCGTTTTTGCACTCCCATTTATTTTTGTGGCGATGATCGTCTCTTCCAAGGCACAGAGTGGTACTCTATGGTTTGGATTTAAACTTTTAATTTTAGGGCTTTTAGCCGCTGTCAGTGCACGTAATTTTGCGATGGCTTTTAACCGTTATGCCGATCGTGATATTGATAAATACAACCCAAGAACGGCGAGTCGCCCAAGTGTTGATGGCAGAATCGGTAGCCTTAATATGCAACTTTTTATTGCACTCAATGCTGCAATTTTTATTGCGGTAGCGTACCTGATCAATAATCTGGCTTTCTATCTTAGTGTGCCTATTTTAATTATTTTGGGTGGTTATTCGCTCTTTAAACGCTTTTCGCCTTATGCGCATTTGGTGTTAGGTCTTTCGTTAGGGTTAGCCCCTATTGCAGGTGTGGTAGCAATTCAAGAATCTATCCCTTTATGGTCCATTTTGCTCTCTATTGGCGTAATGTATTGGGTAGCAGGGTTTGACCTTCTCTATTCGCTTCAAGATATGGAGTATGATACAGCCAATGGACTTTTCTCTATTCCTTCACGTTTTGGTAAAGAGGCGACCTTTTTTATCTCACGTCTTTTTCATGGACAAACGATTCTCTTTTGGTTCTTATTTGCACTCAGTGCCAATCTTGGTTTTTTTGCGTATCTCGGTGTTTTGATCGCTGCGATTGTACTCTTTTTTGAGCATCGTATTGTGCTGAAAGATTTTTCAAAAATTGATCGTGCGTTTTTTACGCTGAATGGTTATTTGGGCATCATCTTTTTTGCATTTGTCTTTTTAGATAGGATTTAAGATGGAAGACATTCGCTTTGTACCTGCATTTTTAAAAATAGTGTACGAGCCAGGTAACGTCGAAAATACAGCGTTTATGCAAGAGTATTACACTCTTTTACAGCTGAATGATGACCCTTTGGGTCTTTGGCTTAAATCCTCTAAAGTTCGTAAGGAATCGGAACAAAGTGATCAAGTTTTGCTCACACTTTTGGTTGAGTTGCATCGTAAAATTGATAAATTAACCCACTTAATTACCAGTGACACACCTTTGCATCTACCGCTTGCCTTAGAAGGCAATTTGAAGGCAATTGGACATGGATACATTGAATTTGATAGTAATGTATTAAAACCGGATGAAAGTTATTATGCAAGAATTGATATGCCGACGTTTCCGAAACGGCAAATGCCTCTTTTTTTTGAAGCGTTAAATGAAAGTATTGGGAAGATTGTAATGATGCATGAAGATGATGAAAAGGATTGGAGCACTTATATGGTGGCATGCGAGCGTGTGATGATACGCCAGATGAAAGGAAATCAAAATGAGTATTGAAACATTGGCTTTTATTGCATTAGCGGCTCTTGTCGTGATCATTTTTTTAATGGTGTATATTCGCGATGTTGAGGTCAATAAAAAGTTGCTCATTTATGAAAAAAGCATTGAAGAATTGAACTACCAAAATCATGTCCTCAATAAAACAT from Sulfurospirillum diekertiae includes:
- a CDS encoding aldehyde dehydrogenase family protein yields the protein MEIINHNYINGEFVNIDSNESLTLKNPTTEQEIAQIYLSTPSEMNQAIECASKTFESFSQTSIDERMEILQRIHDELIKHEETLIDLAVLEFGATITTTRRRTKNAINLFLVIKEELKNYDFIKKDAYSLTLKEGVGVIGVIIPWNANLAHLCSNIAPAIALGCTLVIKPSEFNALETQAFLECLHKAKIPNGVVNVIQGTGEIVGEVLTKHPLVNAISFIGSTKTGKKIFENCSKTIKRMTLELGGKSPTILLEDANLQEVIPQVLSSAYSNSGQACHAGSRLLVPKSKLQEVENLLLQNIHKLKIGDPKQEETQIGPMINQTQFNTVQSYIKSGIEDGAKLLCGGLGRAEGFQKGYFVKPTVFICTDETLKIVQEEIFGPVLCVLPYENEQEALQIANNTIFGLSAYVFSNDETKALAFANHIRTGRVLINTATSKAKTPPFGGMKQSGLGRMGGKYSMDAFCEIKSILF
- the miaA gene encoding tRNA (adenosine(37)-N6)-dimethylallyltransferase MiaA translates to MKTIAILGPTASGKTALSIEFALKYNAHILSLDSLSIYQEIDIASAKPSLDERQGVHHYGMDVLSPSEHFDVTMFFDLYKEAHEASLREGKNLIIVGGTGFYLKAMMDGLSSKPQISLHVKEKIDQQLLNLEASYALILEHDQAYANKISSNDRYRIEKWLEIFLTTNEIPSWYLLNAKQEPIIKDITLFEIETPKEILAQKIALRTALMIKAGLIDEVFSLEKRYTRAPQCMKAIGIKEVLDYFDGRFKISGLEERITFNTLHLAKRQRTFNASQFPPHIQGDIKHLFNTIETYFKS
- the mqnP gene encoding menaquinone biosynthesis prenyltransferase MqnP, with amino-acid sequence MQQLWLKLKDISDLIVFKHSVFALPFIFVAMIVSSKAQSGTLWFGFKLLILGLLAAVSARNFAMAFNRYADRDIDKYNPRTASRPSVDGRIGSLNMQLFIALNAAIFIAVAYLINNLAFYLSVPILIILGGYSLFKRFSPYAHLVLGLSLGLAPIAGVVAIQESIPLWSILLSIGVMYWVAGFDLLYSLQDMEYDTANGLFSIPSRFGKEATFFISRLFHGQTILFWFLFALSANLGFFAYLGVLIAAIVLFFEHRIVLKDFSKIDRAFFTLNGYLGIIFFAFVFLDRI